A window from Pseudobdellovibrionaceae bacterium encodes these proteins:
- a CDS encoding isopenicillin N synthase family oxygenase, translating into MPNMNANIKELSLHSYLLGSAEEKQKFSEELFEGLQDAGFVIIKNHSVPVDLLLAGYKVLEKFFALSEEEKKQYIYPQKGGLRGYTPVGIEHAKDSSIADLKEFWHVGQMYMTESKHILYPENIWPNEKQLADFKIVFTKIYSMLENIGQILLRALSKPLEVDERYFDNLVQNGNSILRLLHYPPIADNIEKNAVRAGAHEDINFITLLAVASASGLEILDKKTNQWLKVESSPNDLILNVGDMMARITNNKLPATTHRVVNPQTEKNTSRYSIPFFMHPKPSSILSCLPSCKKEANNPEDISAGDFLMQRLKAIGLYQKQTD; encoded by the coding sequence ATGCCAAACATGAATGCAAATATAAAAGAGCTAAGTTTACACTCTTACTTATTAGGGTCTGCCGAAGAAAAACAAAAATTTTCTGAAGAGCTATTTGAAGGTTTGCAAGATGCGGGTTTTGTTATTATTAAAAATCACTCCGTTCCTGTAGATTTATTATTGGCGGGATATAAAGTACTAGAAAAATTTTTTGCTCTTTCCGAAGAAGAAAAAAAACAATACATTTATCCCCAAAAAGGTGGGCTTAGAGGCTACACTCCCGTGGGCATAGAACACGCTAAAGATAGCTCTATTGCAGATTTAAAAGAATTTTGGCATGTCGGACAAATGTATATGACAGAGAGTAAACATATTTTATACCCTGAAAATATTTGGCCCAACGAAAAGCAGCTTGCCGACTTTAAAATTGTGTTTACAAAAATTTACTCCATGTTAGAAAATATTGGGCAAATTTTACTGCGCGCCTTATCTAAGCCTTTGGAGGTAGACGAACGCTACTTTGATAACTTAGTTCAAAATGGTAACTCCATTTTACGCCTACTACACTACCCCCCTATTGCTGATAATATAGAAAAAAATGCCGTGCGCGCCGGAGCCCACGAAGATATTAATTTTATTACATTACTTGCCGTAGCCTCTGCATCGGGATTAGAAATTTTAGATAAGAAAACTAACCAGTGGCTTAAGGTAGAAAGTTCTCCCAATGATTTAATTTTAAATGTGGGCGACATGATGGCCAGGATTACCAACAATAAACTTCCCGCTACTACGCACAGAGTGGTTAACCCTCAAACAGAAAAAAATACTAGTCGCTATTCTATTCCTTTTTTTATGCACCCTAAGCCAAGTAGTATTTTATCTTGCCTGCCTTCTTGCAAAAAAGAAGCAAATAACCCTGAAGATATTTCGGCTGGCGACTTTTTAATGCAGCGATTAAAAGCAATTGGGTTGTACCAAAAGCAAACTGACTAA
- the rnr gene encoding ribonuclease R, with protein sequence MKKKQKLQFKSKSTSSEKKKKKANKDFSFAAGGKKQKSTKKTPFSPFFSKFKNKGQKTTEAGASSNRVLGKVKRHPDGFGFLIPLDGFKEDLYISKQDMLGVMTGDKVEVSVKARGDRYSGVKLNMVERSQQKVAGVIHKVSDTEGIINDAGNWGSRLRVFWPENQSVEDRSWVLASVTSYPGDVEGFQAQLDLALPGNANDPIYDIKKVIHENSIPHVFSQNILNQLKEFESYTIDPKQFTDRHNLEKDLFVTIDGKTAKDFDDAICVSKNPKGFCLQVAIADVSHYVKVDTALDDEALLRGNSSYFPGHVVPMLPAKLSDDLCSLKPNVHRLAVVLKIFIDEAGSVQNYEFQEAVIKSHARLTYGQVQSLIDNDFQDIDKEHPSLVVNMLKQAYQLAQILLEERRKKGFLDLDIPEVEVLVNEKGGVEDLVYSQRLFAHRLIEEFMLMANITTAHFLSSKNIESLYRVHEQPSEEAITQLSLMFNSVGLFEKLSPQNISKKVGGMLHGLEDANLRKSLFIAVLRSLKQARYETNNVGHFGLSFSEYVHFTSPIRRYPDLIIHRLIKKFSSINNKNIVISKEKLNAVAASCSATEQRSVKAERRIISIKKARYMQKHLGEAFEGHIASVTKFGVFVALKEVAVEALLSLKELGNEAFELDSMGLFVIGRRSKKIYKVGDPLTVQVASVDVDKGFIDLVIYKEEK encoded by the coding sequence ATGAAAAAAAAGCAAAAACTACAGTTTAAATCTAAAAGCACCAGTAGCGAAAAAAAGAAAAAAAAAGCAAATAAAGATTTTTCTTTTGCCGCAGGTGGAAAAAAGCAAAAAAGCACTAAAAAAACCCCTTTTTCGCCATTTTTTTCTAAGTTTAAAAATAAAGGTCAAAAAACTACAGAAGCAGGGGCTTCCTCTAATAGAGTTTTAGGGAAAGTAAAAAGACATCCCGATGGCTTTGGTTTTTTAATTCCCTTAGATGGCTTTAAGGAAGATTTATATATTTCTAAGCAAGATATGTTGGGAGTTATGACAGGCGACAAGGTAGAGGTGAGTGTTAAAGCTAGAGGGGACAGGTATTCTGGAGTTAAGCTTAATATGGTAGAGAGGTCTCAACAAAAAGTAGCAGGAGTGATACATAAAGTTTCTGATACCGAGGGTATTATTAATGATGCGGGTAATTGGGGTTCTAGATTGCGAGTGTTTTGGCCCGAAAATCAAAGCGTAGAAGATAGGTCTTGGGTTTTGGCCAGCGTTACCTCTTACCCTGGTGATGTGGAGGGTTTTCAAGCGCAGTTAGATTTAGCTTTGCCGGGCAATGCTAACGATCCTATTTATGATATTAAAAAAGTTATTCACGAAAACTCTATTCCGCATGTTTTTTCACAAAATATTTTAAACCAGTTAAAAGAGTTTGAAAGCTATACCATAGACCCCAAACAATTTACGGATCGCCACAATTTAGAAAAAGATTTATTTGTAACCATCGATGGAAAAACCGCAAAAGATTTTGATGATGCTATTTGTGTAAGCAAAAACCCTAAAGGTTTTTGTTTGCAAGTGGCCATTGCAGATGTCAGCCATTATGTAAAAGTAGACACAGCCTTAGACGACGAAGCTTTATTAAGAGGAAATAGTTCTTATTTTCCAGGCCATGTAGTGCCGATGTTGCCCGCAAAATTAAGCGACGACTTATGTTCATTAAAACCCAATGTTCACCGGCTAGCTGTAGTTTTAAAAATATTTATAGACGAAGCGGGAAGTGTGCAAAATTATGAATTTCAAGAGGCTGTAATAAAAAGTCATGCGCGTTTAACTTATGGACAAGTACAATCTTTAATTGATAACGACTTTCAAGATATAGATAAAGAACACCCTTCCCTTGTAGTTAATATGTTAAAACAAGCTTATCAATTAGCTCAAATTTTATTAGAGGAAAGAAGAAAAAAAGGCTTTTTAGATTTAGACATTCCCGAAGTAGAAGTTTTAGTTAACGAAAAGGGCGGGGTCGAAGATTTAGTTTATTCGCAACGACTATTTGCCCACCGTTTAATAGAAGAATTTATGTTAATGGCCAATATTACTACGGCGCATTTTTTATCTAGCAAAAATATTGAAAGTTTATACCGTGTTCACGAACAACCCAGCGAAGAAGCTATTACACAATTATCATTAATGTTTAATTCTGTGGGCCTTTTTGAAAAATTATCTCCTCAAAATATATCTAAAAAAGTAGGGGGCATGTTGCATGGGTTAGAAGATGCTAATTTGCGTAAATCTTTATTTATTGCCGTTTTAAGAAGTTTAAAGCAAGCGCGATATGAAACTAATAATGTCGGACACTTTGGCTTGTCCTTTTCTGAGTATGTACATTTTACTTCTCCCATTAGGCGTTATCCCGATTTAATTATTCACCGATTAATTAAAAAATTTTCGTCTATTAATAATAAAAACATTGTAATTTCTAAAGAAAAATTAAACGCAGTGGCTGCCTCGTGCAGCGCCACCGAGCAAAGGTCGGTAAAGGCCGAGCGAAGAATTATTTCTATTAAAAAAGCACGCTATATGCAAAAGCATTTGGGTGAAGCGTTCGAGGGGCATATTGCTTCGGTTACTAAATTTGGAGTTTTTGTTGCCCTTAAAGAGGTGGCAGTAGAAGCTCTTCTGTCTTTAAAAGAACTAGGTAACGAAGCTTTCGAGCTAGACAGCATGGGTTTATTTGTTATTGGTCGGCGTAGTAAAAAGATATATAAAGTGGGTGATCCACTAACTGTGCAAGTGGCTTCTGTGGATGTGGATAAAGGTTTTATTGATTTAGTAATTTATAAAGAAGAAAAATAA